ACCTCCGGCGAGTCGGTCGCGCGCGAGCGGAGCCTCCGCTCGAGCGCTTCCCACGAGGGCGGGAGCACGAAGACGAGCACGCCCTCGGGGTACAGCCGCTTGATGGACATCCCGCCCTGGACGTCGAGGTCCATCACGACGTCCCGGCCCTCCTTCGTGTGCGACTCGATCGCGCTCCGCCGCGTCCCGTACTGGTGCCCGTGCACGAGCGCCCACTCGGCGAGCTCGTCGCGCGCGACGAGCGCGTCGAACTCCGCCGGCGACACGAACTCGTAGTCCACCTTGTTCGCCTCGCCCGGCCGCATCGGTCTCGTCGTGACCGACACGGAGTACGCGACGCCCCCGTCGGCTTCGAGCACCCGCTTGTAGATGGTCGACTTCCCGACCCCCGACGGGCCGGATATGACGATGGGGAAGCCCTGTCGCCTCATGCGTCTCCCCGACGGGCCGCGCGGCCCGCGCGTCAGGCTAGCCCTCGACCGCGCCGTCGCGGCCCTCGAGCCTCTGGGTGATCGTCTCGGCGGCAACCGCGGAGAGGATGACGTGGTCGCTGTCCGTCACGATGACCGCGCGCGTGCGGCGGCCCTGCGTCGCGTCCACGAGCTTGCCGGCGCGCTTCGCGTGGTCCTTGAGGCGCTTGACCGGCGCCGAGCCGGGCGTGACGATCGCGACGACCCTGTGCGAGGCGACCACGTTGCCGAAGCCGATGTTGAGGAGGAAGCTGTTCACGTCCGAACCTCCGACGGCCGGAGCGACGCGCGCCCCGACCCGCTACTCGATGTTCTGCACCTGCTCGCGGAGCTTCTCCACCTCCTCCTTGAGCGCGATGACCGCCGCGCCGACGGCGGAGTCCGAGTTCTTCGAGCCGGTGGTGTTCACCTCACGGTGCATCTCCTGCACGAGGAAGTTGAGGCGCTTGCCGACGGGCTCCCCGGCCGCGAGGCAGCGGCGCACCTGCGACACATGCGACTTGAGGCGCACGACCTCCTCGGTGTAATCGGCGCGCTCCGCCGCCATCGCGATCTCCTGCGCGAGCCGCGCCTCGTCGACGGCCACGCCCTCGCCCATGAGCGTCTTCACGCGCTCGGCGAGCCGCGCCTTCTCGAGCGC
This DNA window, taken from Candidatus Effluviviaceae Genus I sp., encodes the following:
- a CDS encoding DUF370 domain-containing protein, which gives rise to MNSFLLNIGFGNVVASHRVVAIVTPGSAPVKRLKDHAKRAGKLVDATQGRRTRAVIVTDSDHVILSAVAAETITQRLEGRDGAVEG
- the gmk gene encoding guanylate kinase yields the protein MRRQGFPIVISGPSGVGKSTIYKRVLEADGGVAYSVSVTTRPMRPGEANKVDYEFVSPAEFDALVARDELAEWALVHGHQYGTRRSAIESHTKEGRDVVMDLDVQGGMSIKRLYPEGVLVFVLPPSWEALERRLRSRATDSPEVIETRLRNAREEMNWAPRYDYAVENESLDEAVRQTLVIIEAERLRASRFVWNGPVAARGTR